In Arcanobacterium canis, the sequence GGTACTGCTTCAAAAGCGCATTCTTCGGCGTGGTCAGGATCTGGACGAGGTCGTCTTCTTCGAGGGGATCAACAACAGCTGTCACGGGTAGTCGTCCCACGAGTTCAGGGATCAGGCCGAACTTGTGAAGGTCTTCTGGGGTAACCTCGTGGAAGACCTCTGCCCCGCGGTCGGCGTCGTGGAGTTGCGCACCGAAACCGATTCCACGGCGCCCGGTGCGCGAGGAGATAATATCTTCCATTCCGGCAAAAGCACCTGCCACAATGAACAAAATATTGGACGTGTCGAGGTCAATATATTCTTGCTGCGGATGCTTCCGCCCACCCTGAGGAGGCACGGACGCCACAGTACCTTCAATAATCTTCAGCAGTGCCTGTTGGACACCTTCACCTGAAACATCACGCGTAATCGATGGGTTCTCGCTCTTTCGCGAAATCTTATCGATCTCATCGATATAGATAATGCCACGCTCGGCACGCGCAATATCATTATCGGCGGCCTGAATGATTTTGAGGAGGATATTTTCAACATCCTCGCCCACGTACCCTGCTTCGGTGAGTGCAGTGGCGTCAGCGATGGCAAACGGCACATCAAGCATCTTTGCCAAAGACTGTGCAAGGTAGGTCTTGCCCGTTCCGGTAGGCCCAATCATCAAAATATTGGACTTGCCGATTTCGACGTCGTCGCGTTCAAGGTTCTTGCCTGCCATCTGCAATTTATCTTGGGCACGCAGGCGTTTGTAATGGTTATAGACAGCTACCGCCAGGGCACGCTTCGCACCGAATTGCCCGACGACGTACTGGTTGAGGAATTCGAAAATCTCTTGAGGCTTCGGAAGCGGCTTCTCGCCCTGCTTGGGGGCATCATTCGCCAGTTCTTCTGCGATGATCTCGTTACAGAGGTCAATGCACTCATTGCAGATGTACACCCCTGATCCCGTGATCAGTTTGCGCACCTGACGCTGGCTCTTCGCACAGAACGAGCACTTGAGGGTGTCAGCAGCATCGGCCGTACGTGTCATGAAACCTCCCTTGTTCCCCACCATTTCACACCATGTTGGGGATTATTTCTATCAGCCACGCCCGAGGCGCAGCTTTCGGTCACGCCTGCACAACTCTTGCCGACGTCGATGGCGCAACCACTCACCGACGTCGGCTCTCGCCTGCCTCCGATATGGTGAAGGCGGGGTCGTACC encodes:
- the clpX gene encoding ATP-dependent Clp protease ATP-binding subunit ClpX, encoding MTRTADAADTLKCSFCAKSQRQVRKLITGSGVYICNECIDLCNEIIAEELANDAPKQGEKPLPKPQEIFEFLNQYVVGQFGAKRALAVAVYNHYKRLRAQDKLQMAGKNLERDDVEIGKSNILMIGPTGTGKTYLAQSLAKMLDVPFAIADATALTEAGYVGEDVENILLKIIQAADNDIARAERGIIYIDEIDKISRKSENPSITRDVSGEGVQQALLKIIEGTVASVPPQGGRKHPQQEYIDLDTSNILFIVAGAFAGMEDIISSRTGRRGIGFGAQLHDADRGAEVFHEVTPEDLHKFGLIPELVGRLPVTAVVDPLEEDDLVQILTTPKNALLKQYQKMFEIDGVKLEMTPGALKAIAQEAMERGTGARGLRSIMERVLGELMFEIPSRTDVEKVVINAEVLAGKAEPTLVLGNRTSASA